In a genomic window of Corynebacterium coyleae:
- a CDS encoding Maf family protein produces the protein MRLVLASQSPSRRMLLEQGGVTPVLRPAHIDEDAVIAVLGDVPPATTVATLARAKAETAIAEFPDDVVVGCDSMLLLDDTLLGKPHTVDETIRRWKAQRGKEAHLLTGHAVWFGGEWVVDTITTAIRFGDVSDADIEAYARSGQPLECAGAFTLEALGSWFIDSIDGDPTSVIGLSMPLLRRCLYRFGLDASDFWTA, from the coding sequence ATGCGGTTGGTGTTGGCGTCGCAGTCGCCGTCGCGACGCATGCTGCTCGAACAAGGCGGCGTCACCCCGGTGCTGCGCCCCGCGCACATCGATGAGGATGCGGTGATCGCTGTACTTGGCGACGTCCCACCCGCCACCACCGTGGCCACCCTCGCCCGCGCAAAAGCCGAGACCGCAATTGCGGAATTCCCCGACGACGTTGTTGTTGGCTGCGACAGCATGCTGCTTCTCGACGACACCTTGCTGGGCAAACCCCACACCGTCGACGAAACAATCCGCCGGTGGAAAGCACAGCGCGGCAAGGAAGCCCACCTGCTCACCGGGCATGCGGTGTGGTTCGGCGGCGAATGGGTCGTCGATACCATCACCACCGCAATCCGCTTCGGTGACGTGTCCGATGCCGACATCGAGGCCTACGCCCGCTCCGGTCAGCCACTGGAGTGCGCCGGCGCGTTCACACTCGAGGCGCTCGGCTCCTGGTTCATCGACTCCATCGACGGCGACCCCACCAGCGTCATCGGCCTATCCATGCCGCTGCTTCGCCGCTGCCTGTACCGATTCGGACTGGACGCCTCCGACTTCTGGACCGCGTAG
- a CDS encoding DUF3151 domain-containing protein → MEINDMLAPKPIELPADPATGKDLLADDTALAHPDSPAVWATRAERELESGDKLIAYAYARTGYHRSLDRLRANGWKGWGPVPASHEPNRGVLKAIAMLALTSKAIGDDAEYDRCRQMLSDADPASVKELLG, encoded by the coding sequence ATGGAAATCAACGACATGCTCGCACCGAAGCCCATCGAACTTCCCGCAGACCCGGCCACCGGCAAGGACCTCCTTGCCGACGACACCGCGCTCGCCCACCCCGACTCCCCCGCCGTCTGGGCCACCCGCGCCGAGCGTGAACTCGAATCCGGCGACAAACTCATCGCTTACGCCTACGCCCGCACCGGCTACCACCGCTCCCTGGACCGCCTGCGCGCCAACGGTTGGAAGGGCTGGGGTCCGGTCCCGGCGTCCCACGAGCCGAACCGCGGTGTGCTCAAAGCCATCGCGATGCTCGCGCTGACCTCCAAGGCGATTGGCGACGACGCCGAGTACGACCGCTGCCGCCAAATGCTCTCCGATGCCGACCCGGCTAGCGTAAAGGAGCTGCTGGGGTAG
- a CDS encoding YdcF family protein, which produces MSNPIVVLGARIVDGRPSRMLEHRLHKALEVWRGNPAPIVVSGDGEADIMAAWLIAHGVPAGAVVLEPHARSTNENLERSRALFPDAAYLTVVTSGFHVPRTRVWAWHLGIPVHMVAATTPETSRKKNYAREVFAVPHSIARVAWRRLARRLFGR; this is translated from the coding sequence GTGAGTAACCCAATCGTTGTGTTGGGCGCCCGGATTGTGGACGGGCGCCCTTCTCGCATGCTCGAGCACCGTCTGCACAAAGCGCTCGAGGTGTGGCGTGGGAATCCGGCGCCGATCGTGGTGTCCGGCGACGGGGAGGCCGACATCATGGCGGCCTGGCTTATTGCCCACGGTGTGCCTGCCGGGGCGGTGGTGCTCGAGCCGCATGCGCGGTCCACGAACGAAAACCTGGAGCGCTCCCGAGCGCTGTTCCCCGACGCGGCGTACCTCACCGTGGTGACCAGCGGTTTCCACGTCCCCCGTACCCGCGTGTGGGCGTGGCACCTGGGCATCCCAGTGCACATGGTTGCGGCGACGACGCCTGAAACGTCGCGGAAGAAGAACTACGCGCGCGAAGTGTTCGCCGTGCCGCACTCCATTGCTCGCGTTGCTTGGCGACGACTCGCCCGCCGCCTCTTCGGCCGCTGA
- a CDS encoding 5-(carboxyamino)imidazole ribonucleotide synthase, with the protein MPVVAVLGDGQLARMMQTEAIELGVDTRVLASSKDKSAAQVFGDVRIGDYTNLEDLRAIVEGADAVTFDHEHVPNEFAQLLIDDGVAVEPRPEALIYAQDKLEQRRRLAEAGLPVPPFAAITSAADAEAFWDETDGQVCLKATRGGYDGHGVWFPSSRSECAELVEDLLGRDLPLMTEKKVAFTRELSAMVARNRSGDVRAWPVVESRQDDGICRVAIAPAPNMSDELAKHCEDLAVRVAEGLGVTGVLAVELFEFEGPNGPEVAVNELAMRPHNTGHWTQDGCLTSQFEQHIRAVLDWPLGAVDTLAPATVMVNTLGGDEDPDTPMAERVVAVMRKYPQAKVHLYGKDHRPGRKMGHVNVCADTVEEALAIAEDAAHYIIHATWKD; encoded by the coding sequence ATGCCTGTTGTCGCCGTGCTTGGCGACGGCCAATTGGCACGAATGATGCAAACAGAAGCTATCGAGCTCGGCGTGGACACTCGCGTGCTCGCGTCGAGTAAGGACAAGTCGGCGGCGCAAGTCTTCGGCGATGTCCGCATCGGCGACTACACCAACCTTGAGGATCTGCGCGCGATTGTTGAGGGCGCGGACGCGGTCACGTTTGATCACGAGCATGTGCCGAACGAGTTCGCGCAGTTGCTTATTGACGACGGCGTCGCCGTCGAACCCCGCCCCGAAGCCCTCATCTACGCTCAGGACAAACTCGAGCAGCGCCGCCGCCTTGCAGAAGCCGGCCTGCCGGTGCCGCCGTTCGCAGCCATCACATCGGCTGCGGACGCGGAGGCGTTCTGGGACGAGACCGACGGTCAGGTCTGCCTGAAGGCGACGCGGGGTGGGTATGACGGGCATGGGGTGTGGTTCCCGTCGTCGAGAAGCGAGTGCGCGGAACTCGTCGAGGACCTGCTTGGCCGCGACCTGCCGCTGATGACGGAGAAGAAGGTTGCCTTCACCCGTGAGTTGTCCGCCATGGTGGCGCGCAACCGCTCCGGCGACGTGCGTGCGTGGCCGGTGGTGGAATCGCGCCAGGACGACGGTATTTGCCGCGTGGCCATCGCGCCCGCGCCGAACATGTCGGACGAGTTGGCTAAGCACTGCGAAGACCTCGCCGTGCGTGTCGCCGAAGGCTTGGGTGTGACCGGCGTGCTGGCGGTGGAACTGTTCGAGTTTGAGGGTCCGAACGGCCCGGAGGTGGCCGTCAACGAGTTGGCCATGCGCCCGCACAACACTGGCCACTGGACCCAGGACGGCTGCCTGACCTCCCAGTTTGAGCAGCACATCCGTGCGGTGTTGGACTGGCCGCTCGGTGCCGTGGACACGCTCGCGCCGGCGACTGTCATGGTGAACACCCTTGGCGGCGACGAGGACCCGGATACCCCGATGGCCGAGCGCGTCGTCGCGGTGATGCGCAAGTACCCGCAGGCCAAGGTGCACCTCTACGGCAAGGACCACCGACCGGGCCGCAAGATGGGCCACGTCAACGTGTGCGCCGACACCGTCGAGGAGGCACTCGCGATCGCCGAGGACGCCGCGCACTACATCATCCACGCAACCTGGAAGGACTAA
- the budA gene encoding acetolactate decarboxylase produces MSETIARHTIFQNSLMTALLDGIYDGELTISDILSKGNFGLGTFDALDGEMLILDGVCHQLTSDGKARVADLDQRTPFTVVTNFVPRLRFDAPAGMVRAELAKFIDDAEPSHNFFTAVKITGRFKEVRVRTVTKQEKPYPPMSEAVSDDAEHIFTDVEGVIGGFRTPMYAKGIGVPGCHVHFIDDDHTRGGHVLDYTVDDAVIELCPGTDMELHLPVTAEFLGGHLSPEDLDEQLHTTEVKD; encoded by the coding sequence ATGTCTGAAACCATCGCCCGCCACACCATTTTCCAAAACTCTCTCATGACCGCACTTCTCGACGGCATCTACGACGGCGAGCTCACCATCAGCGACATCCTGAGCAAAGGCAACTTCGGCCTCGGCACCTTCGACGCCCTCGACGGCGAGATGCTCATCCTCGACGGCGTATGCCACCAACTCACCTCCGACGGCAAAGCCCGCGTCGCTGACCTTGACCAACGCACCCCATTTACCGTGGTGACCAACTTCGTACCCCGCCTACGTTTCGACGCACCCGCCGGCATGGTCCGCGCCGAACTCGCCAAATTTATCGACGACGCCGAACCCAGCCACAACTTCTTCACCGCCGTCAAAATCACCGGCCGCTTCAAAGAAGTCCGCGTGCGCACCGTGACCAAACAAGAAAAGCCCTATCCCCCAATGTCCGAGGCGGTCTCCGACGACGCCGAACACATCTTCACCGACGTCGAAGGCGTCATCGGCGGATTCCGCACCCCCATGTACGCCAAAGGCATCGGTGTGCCCGGCTGCCACGTGCATTTCATTGACGACGACCACACGCGCGGCGGCCACGTCCTCGACTACACCGTCGACGACGCCGTCATCGAACTGTGCCCCGGCACCGACATGGAACTGCACCTGCCCGTCACCGCCGAATTCCTCGGCGGGCACCTCTCGCCTGAGGACCTCGACGAGCAGCTCCACACCACGGAAGTCAAGGACTAG
- a CDS encoding biotin--[acetyl-CoA-carboxylase] ligase, protein MSVKDVQAIQDKVAEYWTDVRWVESTGSTNADLLKDGSAPGTVLIADEQTAGKGRLGRHWVSPKGSQLAMSMVIDVTDTPPPFGLLSIAPGVAVTDVVPQAQLKWPNDVQICGKKIAGILSALDMPRVIVGIGINVAMRPEDLPVETATALNLEGIDVDFDEFTADILAAMGRRLKQWQERDPQLLEDYRKVCSTIGQQVRLELREGEETVRGLVTGINDEGEVLIDDTPFSVGDVHHLRPTQ, encoded by the coding sequence ATGAGTGTCAAGGACGTGCAGGCAATTCAGGACAAGGTGGCCGAATACTGGACTGACGTGCGGTGGGTCGAGTCCACCGGGTCGACGAACGCGGACCTGCTCAAGGACGGTTCCGCGCCGGGCACGGTGCTCATCGCAGACGAGCAAACCGCTGGCAAGGGCCGCTTGGGCCGCCATTGGGTGTCGCCGAAGGGCTCGCAGTTGGCCATGAGCATGGTCATCGACGTGACCGATACCCCGCCGCCGTTCGGGTTGCTGTCTATCGCGCCGGGTGTGGCGGTGACGGATGTGGTGCCGCAGGCGCAGTTGAAGTGGCCGAACGATGTGCAGATTTGCGGCAAGAAGATCGCTGGCATCCTCTCGGCGTTGGATATGCCGCGGGTGATTGTGGGCATCGGCATTAACGTTGCTATGCGTCCGGAGGATCTGCCTGTGGAGACCGCCACCGCCTTGAACCTTGAGGGCATTGATGTGGATTTCGACGAGTTCACCGCCGACATCCTCGCCGCGATGGGTCGTCGTTTGAAGCAGTGGCAGGAGCGCGACCCGCAGTTGTTGGAGGATTACCGCAAGGTCTGTTCGACCATCGGCCAGCAGGTTCGCCTGGAGTTACGCGAGGGGGAGGAGACGGTGCGCGGCCTGGTCACGGGCATTAATGATGAGGGCGAGGTGCTTATCGACGACACCCCGTTCTCCGTCGGCGATGTCCACCACCTCCGCCCGACCCAGTAG
- a CDS encoding acyl-CoA carboxylase subunit epsilon, with product MDIQVVKGNPTEAELQALTEVLLQLQRERKQSGVQPDANMWGASHPATAFNPHAFDSAAYF from the coding sequence GTGGATATTCAGGTAGTTAAAGGCAACCCCACCGAGGCGGAACTGCAGGCGCTGACCGAGGTGTTGCTGCAGCTCCAGCGCGAACGCAAGCAGTCCGGGGTGCAGCCGGACGCCAACATGTGGGGTGCGTCCCACCCGGCGACTGCGTTTAATCCGCACGCGTTCGATTCGGCGGCGTATTTCTAA
- a CDS encoding ATP-binding protein gives MLYTTRMSYLRRTLDDELDLLMPHLPAIAIDGPKGVGKTDTARRRADAAWYLDDPDMRNVAEADFSLSSAPDGTLLLDEWQHLPQIWDSVRRQVDQGAGPGRFLLTGSATPVDPKGSHSGAGRIVSLRMRPMAVHERGVANPTCSFAGILAGNTDVSGSSDCRLDDYARLITGSGFPAIASANPLIQVTLLDSYIERIIDRDIPDAGYEVRRPESLRSWLRAYAAATATTTAYSRLLDATTGGQTEQPNQKTTLAYREHLAKIWLLDPVPGWVPENNEFKRLQQGPKHHLADPALAARFLGISPSGLLSNRAAHMFGPLFESLCALTLRVLAQANRAKVYHLRSNAGEREVDFIIEGAEREVLGVEVKLKPHIDDADVRHLLWLRERIPDRVTNLMVLTTGKQAYVRRDGVIVMPLALLSN, from the coding sequence ATGCTGTACACTACCCGTATGTCATATCTTCGGCGCACGCTTGATGACGAGCTTGATCTCCTTATGCCTCACCTGCCCGCAATCGCAATTGACGGACCAAAAGGTGTGGGCAAGACCGACACTGCAAGGCGCCGAGCCGACGCTGCTTGGTATCTCGACGATCCCGATATGAGGAACGTTGCCGAGGCAGATTTCTCGCTCTCCTCCGCACCAGATGGAACTCTTCTACTAGATGAGTGGCAGCATCTTCCCCAGATCTGGGATTCTGTCCGCCGTCAAGTAGATCAGGGCGCTGGGCCCGGGCGCTTCCTCCTCACCGGCTCTGCTACCCCAGTTGACCCGAAGGGCTCACACTCTGGGGCCGGACGCATCGTCTCATTGAGAATGCGGCCAATGGCAGTTCATGAACGCGGCGTCGCCAACCCCACATGCAGCTTCGCCGGGATCTTGGCCGGAAACACCGATGTATCTGGTTCTTCTGACTGTAGGCTCGACGACTACGCACGCCTCATCACCGGAAGCGGATTCCCCGCCATCGCTTCCGCGAATCCGCTCATCCAGGTCACACTGCTGGATTCCTACATTGAGCGAATCATCGATCGTGATATTCCCGATGCAGGATACGAGGTGAGACGGCCGGAATCGCTTCGAAGCTGGTTGCGCGCATACGCTGCTGCAACAGCCACTACCACCGCTTACTCCAGGCTGCTTGATGCGACCACCGGCGGTCAGACTGAACAACCAAATCAGAAGACCACACTCGCATATCGTGAGCACCTTGCAAAGATTTGGCTGCTTGATCCAGTTCCTGGTTGGGTTCCAGAAAACAATGAGTTCAAACGCCTGCAGCAAGGCCCAAAGCATCACTTGGCTGACCCTGCACTCGCTGCCAGGTTTCTTGGAATATCCCCATCTGGCCTCTTGAGTAACCGTGCTGCGCACATGTTCGGGCCGCTTTTCGAGTCTCTGTGTGCGCTCACCCTGCGTGTACTGGCCCAAGCAAACAGGGCCAAGGTCTACCACCTCAGGTCGAACGCGGGAGAGCGAGAAGTCGACTTCATCATTGAGGGCGCTGAACGGGAGGTACTCGGGGTGGAGGTCAAGCTGAAGCCTCATATCGACGACGCCGACGTCCGACACCTCCTATGGTTGCGCGAACGTATTCCAGACCGCGTCACCAACCTCATGGTCCTTACCACGGGGAAACAGGCTTATGTACGACGTGACGGTGTGATCGTTATGCCTCTCGCGCTTCTCAGCAATTAG
- a CDS encoding acyl-CoA carboxylase subunit beta, translating into MSSSKPDMTTTAGRIQDLRNRLDEAQAPVGQDAIDAVHEAGGTTARERVLSLLDDGTFVETDALAKHRVEAYKMDKSKPSTDGVITGYGLIDGRRVCVFSQDPTIFDGQVGEVYCEKILKIYDLATKTGVPLIGIYDSTGPRWKEGIVTAHMQAQILRAATRASGLIPQIAVVAGDVASLAATTVPLADITVMAEGASLHVTTADIVTKVSGAETTSDELGGTAVHAAETGLAQLVAATDTEAVDLARTVVSYLPLNNKAASPLGADNAEAPATEADLDTFIPDDDNQPYDVTDILASVTDGDVLELSAGFAGSVVTGFAHVGGRAVGVVATQPSVLAGCLTRDAARKAARFIRTCDAFNLPIVQFVDSPGFLPSVEEERSGSAAAAAALAYAFAEAQVGTITVVTRKAFGPSYALLGSKGLGADLVFAWPTAQIALADATTAAEAIGTDEEQYAADNLNPYVATERGMVDAVIEPSTTRARVLEGLRLLERKVTYPAQKKHGNIPL; encoded by the coding sequence ATGAGTTCATCTAAACCCGACATGACCACGACGGCTGGCCGCATTCAGGATCTGCGCAATCGCCTGGATGAGGCGCAGGCGCCGGTCGGTCAGGACGCGATCGATGCTGTCCATGAGGCTGGTGGCACCACTGCCCGCGAGCGCGTGCTTTCGCTTCTCGACGACGGCACGTTCGTGGAGACCGACGCCCTGGCCAAGCACCGCGTCGAGGCATACAAGATGGACAAGTCCAAGCCTTCCACCGACGGTGTGATTACGGGCTACGGGCTGATCGACGGCCGTCGTGTCTGCGTCTTCTCCCAAGACCCGACGATTTTCGACGGCCAGGTCGGTGAGGTGTACTGCGAGAAGATCCTCAAGATCTACGACTTGGCAACCAAGACCGGCGTGCCGCTGATCGGTATTTATGACTCGACTGGCCCGCGTTGGAAGGAAGGCATTGTCACCGCGCATATGCAGGCACAGATCCTGCGTGCGGCAACCCGTGCGTCGGGTTTGATTCCGCAGATCGCGGTCGTGGCCGGGGATGTCGCCTCGCTCGCTGCCACCACGGTCCCGCTTGCGGATATCACCGTGATGGCCGAGGGCGCGTCCCTGCACGTGACCACGGCGGACATCGTGACCAAGGTCTCCGGCGCTGAAACGACTTCCGATGAGCTTGGCGGCACCGCCGTCCACGCCGCGGAGACTGGCCTGGCGCAGCTCGTCGCCGCGACCGATACGGAAGCGGTGGACCTGGCCCGTACCGTGGTCAGCTACCTGCCGCTGAATAACAAGGCCGCTTCCCCGCTGGGTGCCGACAACGCCGAGGCCCCTGCGACGGAGGCCGACCTCGACACATTCATACCTGACGACGACAACCAGCCCTACGACGTCACCGACATCCTGGCTTCGGTCACCGACGGCGACGTTCTGGAACTCTCCGCTGGCTTCGCAGGTTCCGTGGTCACCGGTTTTGCGCACGTGGGCGGGCGCGCGGTTGGTGTCGTCGCAACGCAGCCGAGTGTTTTGGCTGGCTGCCTGACCCGCGACGCCGCACGCAAGGCCGCACGCTTCATCCGCACCTGCGACGCGTTTAACCTGCCGATCGTGCAGTTCGTGGACTCCCCCGGCTTCCTCCCGTCGGTCGAGGAGGAGCGCTCCGGGTCCGCCGCAGCCGCCGCCGCACTCGCCTACGCGTTTGCAGAGGCCCAGGTGGGCACGATCACCGTGGTCACCCGCAAGGCGTTCGGTCCGTCGTACGCGCTGCTCGGCTCGAAGGGCCTGGGCGCGGACCTGGTGTTCGCTTGGCCGACCGCACAGATCGCACTGGCAGACGCCACCACCGCCGCCGAGGCGATCGGCACCGACGAGGAGCAGTACGCCGCGGACAACCTCAACCCGTACGTGGCCACTGAGCGCGGAATGGTCGACGCCGTCATCGAACCGTCCACCACCCGCGCCCGCGTCCTCGAGGGTCTGCGCCTGCTTGAGCGCAAGGTGACCTACCCGGCCCAGAAGAAGCACGGCAACATCCCGCTGTAA
- the purE gene encoding 5-(carboxyamino)imidazole ribonucleotide mutase translates to MAQPQVGIIMGSDSDWDTVAPAAEVLAEFGIPFEVGVVSAHRTPDKMLAYAKEAHARDLQVIIACAGGAAHLPGMVAAATPLPVIGIPRALDTLDGMDSLLSIVQMPGGVPVATVSIGGAKNAGLLAARILGAADPAVQRKMVDYQARMAAEVERKDEALRQRLMGE, encoded by the coding sequence ATGGCACAGCCGCAAGTTGGCATCATCATGGGCTCGGACTCGGACTGGGACACCGTCGCCCCGGCCGCCGAGGTACTCGCCGAGTTTGGCATCCCGTTCGAGGTCGGCGTGGTCTCCGCCCACCGCACCCCGGACAAAATGCTCGCCTACGCCAAGGAAGCACACGCCCGTGACCTGCAGGTGATCATCGCCTGCGCGGGCGGTGCCGCACACCTGCCGGGCATGGTCGCCGCGGCCACGCCGCTGCCGGTCATCGGTATCCCGCGCGCGCTGGACACACTCGACGGCATGGATTCGCTGCTGTCCATCGTGCAGATGCCGGGTGGTGTTCCAGTGGCCACGGTCTCCATCGGTGGTGCGAAGAACGCCGGCCTGCTCGCCGCCCGCATCCTGGGTGCCGCCGACCCGGCCGTGCAGCGCAAGATGGTGGACTACCAGGCACGCATGGCAGCCGAGGTGGAACGCAAGGACGAGGCGCTGCGTCAGCGCCTGATGGGTGAGTAA
- a CDS encoding Cj0069 family protein, which produces MHKAIVVFEVEGGSDKYIDGHRKDTMPIVNAIKEKGWHAEVVYFRPEWADDLFTYVSENFDGYISRVNPGNIPGGEKGYFDLLTRLSEAGLVGMSTPQEMISYGAKDALVKLNKTDLVPEDTAAYYEVEDFHNTFPTSLSYGERVLKQNRGSTGSGIWRVRLADEALADSVEPGTALPLDTKLKCTEAVDNHTEERELGEFMDFCDQYIEGDNGMLVDMRFMPRIVEGEIRILLVGPHPVFVVHKKPAEGGDAFSATLFSGAKYTYQKPEEWQELVDMFAEARPVIAENLGGDNIPLIWTADFMLADDDETGEDTYVLGEINCSCVGFTSELDMGIQEMVAEEAIKRVEAKHA; this is translated from the coding sequence GTGCACAAGGCGATTGTTGTCTTCGAGGTTGAGGGCGGCTCCGACAAGTACATTGACGGCCACCGCAAGGACACCATGCCCATTGTCAACGCCATCAAGGAAAAGGGCTGGCACGCAGAGGTTGTCTACTTTCGTCCGGAGTGGGCCGACGACCTGTTCACGTACGTCTCCGAGAACTTCGACGGCTACATCTCGCGTGTGAACCCGGGCAACATCCCGGGCGGCGAAAAGGGCTACTTTGACCTGCTTACCCGCCTGTCCGAGGCCGGCCTGGTCGGCATGTCCACCCCGCAGGAGATGATCTCCTACGGTGCGAAGGATGCCCTGGTGAAGCTGAACAAGACCGACCTTGTGCCGGAAGATACCGCCGCGTACTACGAGGTTGAGGACTTCCACAACACCTTCCCGACCTCCCTGTCCTACGGCGAGCGCGTGCTCAAGCAGAACCGCGGCTCCACCGGCTCCGGCATCTGGCGCGTGCGCCTTGCCGACGAAGCCCTGGCCGACTCCGTCGAACCGGGCACCGCCCTGCCGCTGGACACCAAGCTCAAGTGCACCGAGGCCGTGGACAACCACACTGAGGAGCGCGAGCTCGGCGAGTTCATGGACTTCTGTGACCAGTACATCGAAGGCGACAACGGCATGCTGGTGGACATGCGCTTCATGCCGCGCATCGTCGAGGGCGAGATCCGCATTCTGCTGGTCGGCCCGCACCCGGTGTTCGTCGTACACAAGAAGCCGGCTGAGGGCGGCGACGCGTTCTCCGCAACCTTGTTCTCCGGCGCGAAGTACACCTACCAGAAGCCGGAGGAGTGGCAGGAGCTCGTCGACATGTTCGCCGAGGCCCGCCCGGTCATCGCCGAGAACCTCGGTGGCGACAACATTCCGCTGATCTGGACCGCGGACTTCATGCTTGCCGATGACGACGAGACCGGGGAGGACACCTACGTCCTCGGCGAGATCAACTGCTCCTGCGTCGGCTTCACCTCGGAGCTCGACATGGGCATCCAGGAGATGGTGGCCGAGGAGGCCATCAAGCGCGTGGAGGCGAAGCACGCGTAA
- a CDS encoding integrase core domain-containing protein, whose amino-acid sequence MAISSHKRRKIADFDPVRDGKTITQFCKEEQISRQTFHNVKNRITERGRSGILPDSTAPKNPARKYTDADYQAVINARFDLQEQGLDCGPLSIYYRLYDAVGPECTPSRTTIATWLHNAGLVDVNARKRPRSSYKRFARDFVCELWQIDALVYRLFDVDHTQATIYQVIDDASRFDVGTKAFMRPENGEDARTTLAAAFDNYRKPQELLSDNSEAFATYHRGRLSATEIWLAEQGVVAIAGFAPTTQGKDERSHRTLVQFLDARTPTTFNELQAAIVAYREVYNTHRRHQSLLVGKMHITPQQAWETFPQAESPTDPLDPEVIWQRVVDYNLANNPHAQPKPADVKDPGEAATSPRFKTVPVITTPGASHTDITSIDELEKLEYEYIDVPLELRINRHGVVAVCGYSLYVGLRFADRDIFSHVTVDNVAEFYTAHDGEFLFSFPLPIKLKHRPTGGQININHVEGMTHRRPPKLRHDLSKPRPKRAKPTRKNYG is encoded by the coding sequence ATGGCTATTTCATCGCACAAGCGCAGAAAGATCGCGGATTTTGATCCGGTCCGCGACGGCAAGACCATCACGCAGTTTTGTAAAGAAGAACAGATCTCACGCCAGACGTTTCACAACGTGAAAAACCGCATCACCGAACGTGGACGGTCCGGCATTCTGCCGGATAGCACTGCTCCGAAAAACCCTGCCCGCAAATACACAGACGCTGACTACCAGGCTGTCATTAACGCACGGTTCGATCTGCAAGAGCAGGGATTGGACTGCGGCCCGTTGTCGATCTACTACCGCTTGTACGACGCAGTTGGCCCAGAGTGCACTCCATCGCGCACAACAATTGCGACCTGGCTGCACAACGCTGGTTTGGTCGATGTCAACGCGCGTAAGCGTCCACGCAGTTCTTATAAGCGTTTCGCCCGCGATTTTGTCTGCGAGTTGTGGCAGATCGACGCTTTGGTCTACCGCCTGTTCGATGTTGACCACACCCAGGCCACGATCTATCAGGTCATCGATGACGCCAGCAGATTCGACGTAGGAACGAAAGCGTTTATGCGTCCTGAAAACGGCGAAGACGCTCGCACCACGTTGGCGGCAGCCTTTGATAACTACCGCAAACCACAAGAACTCTTATCGGACAACAGTGAAGCATTTGCCACCTACCACCGTGGGCGTTTGTCAGCAACGGAAATATGGCTGGCTGAACAAGGCGTCGTCGCGATCGCTGGGTTTGCTCCCACAACGCAAGGCAAAGACGAACGCTCCCATCGCACCTTGGTGCAGTTTCTTGATGCGCGCACACCAACAACGTTTAACGAGTTGCAAGCAGCGATCGTGGCCTACCGTGAGGTGTACAACACTCACCGGAGGCATCAAAGCCTGCTTGTCGGCAAAATGCACATCACACCGCAACAGGCTTGGGAGACGTTCCCGCAGGCTGAATCACCAACAGATCCGCTGGATCCTGAAGTGATATGGCAACGCGTTGTTGACTACAACCTTGCCAACAACCCGCATGCACAGCCGAAGCCTGCGGATGTAAAAGATCCTGGGGAAGCTGCCACTTCGCCCAGGTTCAAAACCGTTCCTGTAATCACCACACCAGGTGCATCACACACGGATATAACCAGCATAGACGAGCTGGAGAAACTCGAATACGAATACATCGATGTGCCACTGGAGCTTCGCATCAACCGTCACGGTGTCGTTGCCGTTTGCGGCTACTCGCTCTATGTCGGTCTTCGCTTTGCAGACAGAGATATCTTTAGTCACGTCACCGTCGATAATGTCGCCGAGTTCTACACCGCTCACGACGGAGAATTCCTGTTTAGTTTTCCGTTGCCGATCAAGCTCAAACACCGCCCCACCGGTGGACAGATCAACATCAACCACGTCGAAGGTATGACGCACCGTCGTCCACCGAAGCTACGTCATGACCTATCCAAACCCAGACCAAAGCGAGCCAAACCCACCCGGAAAAACTACGGCTAG